One stretch of Chitinophagales bacterium DNA includes these proteins:
- a CDS encoding RluA family pseudouridine synthase: protein MDNSLVDPVEEGLYEHYRIVADKGQSPLRIDKFLFNRIESVSRNKIQKAAEDEMVFVNDIAVKSNYKIKPGDVIRVMLPEPKMEHDVEPENIALNIIYEDDDIVVVNKPPGLVVHPGVGNYTGTLVNGLVYHFQNLPAQKKNEFRPGLVHRIDKNTSGLLVVAKNEHAMNFLGRQFSDHSIQRTYQAIVWGTFKQLQGTVTGNIGRSLKNRKMMDVFPDGDYGKEAVTHYTELQNLSYVSLIECRLETGRTHQIRAHMKFISHPVFNDETYGGDKIVKGTVYSKYKQFVESCFQVIPRHALHAKSLGFIHPSSRQFVFFDSDLPADFSTVLKKWQTYMKAKM, encoded by the coding sequence ATAGATAATTCCCTGGTTGATCCAGTCGAAGAAGGCCTATATGAGCACTATCGCATTGTTGCTGATAAAGGCCAATCCCCTTTGCGCATAGATAAATTTTTATTTAATCGTATCGAATCGGTATCAAGAAATAAAATTCAGAAGGCTGCTGAAGACGAAATGGTTTTTGTGAATGACATTGCAGTTAAATCTAATTACAAGATAAAACCGGGCGATGTAATCAGGGTAATGTTGCCTGAACCTAAGATGGAGCATGATGTAGAGCCTGAAAATATTGCGCTCAACATTATATATGAAGATGATGATATAGTTGTGGTGAACAAACCACCTGGATTAGTAGTACATCCCGGAGTAGGGAATTATACCGGGACTCTGGTAAATGGTCTGGTCTATCATTTTCAGAACTTACCGGCTCAGAAAAAAAATGAATTCAGGCCGGGCCTCGTGCACCGCATAGATAAAAATACCAGCGGTTTATTGGTGGTTGCAAAAAATGAACATGCAATGAATTTTTTGGGCAGGCAATTTTCTGACCATAGCATACAGCGAACCTACCAGGCTATCGTATGGGGAACTTTCAAACAGTTGCAGGGAACAGTCACCGGCAATATCGGGCGATCACTGAAAAACAGAAAAATGATGGATGTATTTCCGGATGGTGATTATGGAAAGGAAGCTGTGACACATTACACGGAATTACAAAACCTTAGCTATGTATCCCTGATTGAATGCAGGCTGGAAACGGGTCGTACCCATCAGATAAGGGCGCATATGAAGTTTATCAGCCATCCTGTTTTTAATGATGAAACTTACGGCGGTGATAAAATTGTGAAAGGAACCGTGTATTCAAAATACAAACAATTTGTAGAAAGTTGTTTTCAGGTTATTCCAAGGCATGCACTGCATGCGAAATCTTTAGGATTCATTCATCCTTCTTCCAGGCAATTTGTCTTTTTTGATTCAGATTTACCGGCAGATTTTTCCACGGTGTTGAAAAAATGGCAAACTTATATGAAAGCGAAAATGTGA
- a CDS encoding T9SS type A sorting domain-containing protein, translating to MKTILIICIIIPLWQLHARSESQDKLRFHTDGFVQNKGQVIDQDGNVNHKVSFIYTNGDFHLALTPSGFSYELLHETVNINAFPESGFTDPDEYQEWKDAQISRVSSCRIDVSLKGADMHPEIRPDNGTGTVLNYYTSGNIITNVPSFNRITYKNIYPHIDLVFEIHSSENGSYPEYSFIVHPGGDARRIMMSYSGLSAIKLENPFNLDIYTSNRFIKETGLNGYWLEDPSPAAVSFRLKNHTLSFNAPHSNTKTLIIDPVIVWGSFFGGKSSENWDTESEIALSNENKVILTGSTQSSSYVATNGAFMQTYGGNRDMLLAKFSLDGTQIEWATYFGGNGQDVAYGVCCNAEDNILITGFAKSQNIPTSIPNTFLALQGTSDVVIAKFSSSGMLIWDTLLGGINDAQPENGRSLICDANMNIYLCGFVTSDNNVATEGAYQPGYAGSGDAFLAKYDKNGTKIWCTYFSGIGQDRAHALCLDPFGNVYFVGTAKSKKNFISNGLQTKFGGLNDAFLAKFDTSGKYFWSTYYGGTGGEHGRGVKCDGLGNIYFTGWTNSTEPNVISTSGSYQQNLGGSQDGFLAKFTPDGRRLWGTYFGGISIDLFFGLTIDSQANLYLSGGTKSENNIATTDALQDTIGGGQDVMIVKFDSSGYRMWSSYLGDSVDDNSYDIEIDSFGMIYLDVNSVGPLPVSSNAWQTFARGKDDLAVFKIDINTNPPPPRINSAVYNILSSKILIGPNPASDYIQISNFNSEEGKAEVIIHDVNGRILLDKQLLISEENPFINIPVNQIPEGLYIIAVKQNEFVISRKILISRKQ from the coding sequence ATGAAAACTATTTTAATTATCTGCATAATTATTCCTTTATGGCAACTGCACGCACGTTCAGAGTCGCAAGATAAATTGCGGTTTCACACGGATGGTTTTGTACAAAACAAAGGACAGGTTATTGATCAGGATGGGAATGTAAATCACAAGGTTTCATTTATTTATACTAATGGTGATTTCCATCTTGCGCTCACTCCTTCCGGGTTTAGTTATGAGTTGCTTCATGAAACAGTTAATATAAACGCTTTTCCTGAAAGCGGATTCACCGATCCCGATGAATATCAGGAATGGAAGGATGCACAAATATCGCGGGTTTCATCGTGCCGCATAGATGTATCACTAAAAGGAGCAGACATGCATCCGGAAATTAGGCCCGATAATGGTACCGGAACCGTTCTCAATTATTATACATCGGGGAATATTATTACCAATGTCCCTTCATTTAATCGCATCACTTATAAAAATATCTATCCACATATCGATTTGGTTTTTGAAATTCATTCGTCAGAAAATGGATCTTATCCGGAATATTCATTCATTGTGCATCCTGGTGGAGATGCCCGACGGATAATGATGAGTTATTCAGGTTTAAGTGCTATTAAGTTAGAGAATCCATTCAATTTAGATATTTATACTTCAAATAGATTCATTAAAGAAACCGGATTAAACGGTTATTGGCTCGAAGACCCTTCGCCTGCAGCTGTTTCTTTCCGGTTAAAAAATCATACTCTTTCATTTAATGCCCCGCACAGCAACACTAAAACACTCATCATTGATCCGGTAATCGTTTGGGGAAGTTTTTTTGGTGGAAAAAGCTCTGAAAATTGGGATACTGAAAGCGAGATAGCATTAAGCAATGAAAACAAAGTAATTCTTACCGGCTCAACGCAGAGCAGTTCTTATGTAGCAACCAATGGTGCGTTCATGCAAACTTATGGTGGTAATAGGGATATGCTGTTAGCAAAGTTCAGTTTAGATGGTACTCAAATAGAATGGGCAACTTATTTTGGAGGCAATGGCCAGGATGTAGCATATGGTGTCTGTTGCAATGCAGAAGATAATATATTGATAACCGGATTTGCTAAGAGTCAGAATATTCCGACATCTATTCCAAATACATTTTTAGCCCTGCAGGGAACAAGCGATGTAGTAATTGCGAAATTTTCAAGCTCAGGGATGCTGATTTGGGATACATTGCTTGGCGGCATTAACGATGCTCAACCTGAAAACGGGAGAAGCTTAATATGTGATGCAAACATGAATATTTATCTCTGCGGTTTTGTGACAAGCGACAATAATGTAGCTACAGAAGGAGCTTATCAGCCTGGTTATGCCGGTTCCGGAGATGCTTTTCTTGCTAAATATGATAAGAATGGTACAAAGATTTGGTGTACATATTTCAGTGGCATCGGCCAGGATCGGGCGCATGCTCTATGTCTTGATCCTTTTGGAAATGTCTATTTTGTGGGTACAGCTAAGAGTAAGAAAAATTTTATATCGAATGGTTTACAAACAAAATTTGGTGGCCTTAATGATGCCTTTCTTGCGAAATTCGATACTTCAGGAAAATATTTTTGGTCCACTTATTATGGAGGTACAGGTGGCGAACATGGAAGAGGAGTGAAGTGCGATGGACTCGGGAATATTTATTTTACCGGGTGGACAAACAGTACGGAGCCAAATGTTATTTCGACATCCGGAAGCTATCAACAGAATCTTGGGGGCTCGCAAGATGGGTTTCTTGCAAAATTTACACCCGATGGAAGACGCCTATGGGGAACCTATTTTGGCGGAATCAGCATTGATTTATTTTTCGGTTTAACGATCGATTCGCAGGCTAATTTGTATCTGAGCGGTGGAACAAAGAGTGAAAATAACATTGCAACAACGGATGCCTTGCAAGACACAATCGGCGGTGGACAGGATGTTATGATTGTAAAATTTGATTCTTCGGGATATCGTATGTGGTCATCTTACCTGGGAGATAGTGTAGATGATAATTCCTATGATATTGAAATAGATAGTTTCGGTATGATTTATTTGGACGTAAATAGTGTTGGACCTCTTCCCGTTTCTTCAAATGCGTGGCAGACCTTTGCCAGAGGCAAAGATGATTTGGCTGTGTTTAAAATCGACATAAATACTAATCCTCCTCCGCCAAGAATTAATTCTGCAGTGTATAATATACTATCTTCTAAAATACTTATTGGTCCTAATCCGGCGTCTGATTATATTCAAATCAGCAATTTTAATTCAGAGGAAGGGAAGGCAGAAGTAATCATTCATGATGTGAATGGACGCATTTTATTGGATAAGCAGCTATTAATTTCTGAAGAAAATCCTTTTATTAATATACCGGTAAATCAAATTCCTGAAGGTTTATACATTATAGCTGTTAAACAAAATGAATTTGTAATATCACGTAAGATTTTAATAAGCAGAAAACAATAA
- a CDS encoding T9SS type A sorting domain-containing protein: protein MKKLLFALFLFPFWQLQAQQTHKSSYHLHVSGFVQNKGQVYDQNGKVNNTVKFLYARDDFHLTLKPGGFSYEVIQQKSSAEGFPESGFTDNDELKEWRDNQPTQTSVNRIDVTLKGSNSEAPICMDENTGVSLNYYTNGNAVTNVQSFNRIVYKNIYPHIDLVFQNQQSENGDYPEYSFIVHPGGNAKKIEMNYACCGNLHLDDYRTLSINAVNGYVKESGLRGYWLEDDAEANVYFQLKENTLSFNVPESKSKTLVIDPAVLWGTYFGGKSSENWDTESEITLDNESNILLAGSTQSTTNISTIGAQMQTFGGSRDMLLAKFSSDGSHTLQWATYFGGSNQDIAYGVCCDRHDNILITGFVKSSNVMTPVPNVFLKLQGRSDVLLAKFNSGGILIWSTLLGGSDDTDPENGRSLICDDADNVYFCGYVTSSTGVATTNAHQTVYAGEGDAILAKYSKDGEKIWCTYLGGTSQDRGHVLCLDNSGNLYFGGTAQSSNKSRWISGGFQTAKGGNVDAFFAKFDINGNYFWSSYYGGSLGEHGRGIKCDLSGNVYFTGWTNSSENIASLNCFQSRNYGTDGFIAKFNPEGDRLWGTYFGGSGQDLFYGLTIDDEANLYLCGTTSSSDISYGDAYQKTIASPQDAMFAKFDGNGNRIWTSYFGGNANDASYDIERDSSGMLYLVIDTWGPLPVTTGQSTVSGADDLTVFQIDVNPGTAPINRENEILKNNISTTIGISPNPASEYITIKNIESVSGNAEIKVVDLSGHVVISKQINVQQENPEIKLNVNELKNGFYVVIFKHDQITYSVKVMISHQQ, encoded by the coding sequence ATGAAAAAGTTATTATTTGCCTTGTTCCTATTTCCTTTCTGGCAATTACAGGCGCAGCAAACACACAAGAGTTCTTATCATCTGCACGTTTCCGGATTTGTTCAAAATAAAGGGCAGGTTTATGATCAGAATGGAAAAGTAAATAACACCGTAAAATTTCTTTATGCCCGGGATGACTTTCATTTAACACTGAAACCCGGAGGATTTAGCTATGAGGTTATTCAGCAAAAGTCCTCTGCAGAGGGTTTTCCAGAAAGCGGGTTTACTGACAATGATGAATTAAAGGAATGGCGGGATAATCAACCGACACAGACATCCGTAAACAGAATAGATGTAACACTAAAGGGTTCCAATTCTGAGGCGCCAATCTGCATGGATGAAAATACGGGAGTGAGCCTGAACTATTATACCAATGGAAACGCGGTTACCAACGTGCAGTCGTTCAATCGGATAGTTTACAAAAATATATATCCGCATATTGACCTTGTTTTTCAAAATCAGCAATCTGAAAATGGTGATTATCCTGAATATTCATTTATTGTTCATCCTGGTGGTAATGCTAAAAAAATAGAAATGAATTACGCTTGTTGCGGAAATCTTCATTTGGATGACTACCGTACTTTATCTATTAATGCGGTTAATGGATATGTAAAAGAAAGTGGCTTGCGCGGATATTGGTTGGAAGATGATGCAGAAGCAAATGTTTACTTTCAATTAAAAGAAAATACCCTCTCGTTTAATGTTCCTGAATCTAAAAGTAAAACACTTGTTATCGATCCGGCTGTACTTTGGGGAACATACTTTGGAGGGAAAAGTTCTGAAAACTGGGATACGGAAAGTGAAATAACGCTCGATAATGAAAGTAATATACTCCTTGCGGGATCCACTCAAAGCACAACGAATATTTCAACTATAGGTGCCCAAATGCAAACATTTGGAGGTAGCCGGGATATGCTTCTTGCCAAATTCAGCTCCGATGGCTCTCATACATTACAATGGGCTACTTACTTCGGCGGCAGCAACCAGGACATTGCTTATGGTGTATGTTGTGATCGACATGACAATATTTTAATAACCGGCTTCGTAAAAAGCTCCAATGTAATGACGCCGGTTCCCAATGTGTTTCTAAAGCTGCAGGGTCGGAGCGATGTTCTTTTAGCGAAATTTAATTCCGGCGGAATATTGATTTGGAGTACATTGCTTGGAGGATCGGATGATACGGACCCTGAAAATGGGAGAAGCCTTATTTGTGATGATGCAGACAATGTATATTTCTGCGGATATGTTACCAGCAGCACCGGAGTGGCAACAACCAATGCACATCAAACCGTTTATGCAGGAGAAGGTGATGCAATACTCGCGAAATATTCAAAGGACGGTGAGAAAATCTGGTGCACTTATTTAGGCGGTACCAGCCAGGACAGGGGTCATGTATTGTGTCTTGATAATTCAGGCAATCTTTATTTTGGAGGTACGGCGCAAAGCAGCAATAAAAGTCGCTGGATCTCCGGTGGTTTTCAAACTGCTAAAGGCGGTAATGTAGATGCCTTTTTTGCTAAGTTTGATATCAATGGAAATTATTTTTGGTCTTCTTACTACGGTGGTTCACTAGGTGAGCACGGCAGGGGTATAAAATGTGATTTATCAGGCAATGTATACTTCACAGGATGGACAAACAGCAGTGAAAATATTGCCTCTTTAAATTGTTTCCAAAGCAGAAATTATGGCACCGATGGCTTTATTGCCAAATTCAATCCGGAGGGAGACAGGCTTTGGGGTACCTATTTCGGTGGATCGGGCCAGGATTTATTCTACGGCCTGACAATCGACGATGAAGCAAATCTATATTTATGCGGAACCACCAGCAGCTCAGATATTTCTTATGGAGATGCATACCAGAAGACAATCGCAAGTCCTCAGGATGCCATGTTCGCTAAATTTGACGGGAATGGAAACAGGATATGGACATCGTACTTCGGTGGAAATGCAAATGATGCGAGCTATGACATTGAGAGAGACAGCTCCGGAATGCTTTATCTCGTTATAGATACCTGGGGACCTCTGCCGGTTACAACAGGTCAATCCACCGTGAGCGGTGCGGATGATTTAACCGTTTTTCAGATTGATGTGAACCCGGGAACCGCCCCTATAAACCGGGAAAACGAAATCTTAAAAAATAATATTTCAACAACAATCGGCATTTCTCCCAATCCTGCTTCGGAATATATTACCATCAAAAATATTGAGTCAGTATCAGGTAATGCAGAAATAAAGGTGGTTGATCTATCCGGCCATGTAGTAATAAGTAAGCAAATAAATGTGCAGCAGGAAAATCCAGAAATTAAGTTGAATGTGAATGAACTTAAAAATGGTTTTTATGTTGTCATTTTTAAACATGATCAAATTACTTATTCAGTTAAAGTAATGATCAGTCATCAGCAATAA
- a CDS encoding ABC-F family ATP-binding cassette domain-containing protein — protein sequence MNYLFAENISRSFADKKLFSGLTISINKGQKIGLIAKNGLGKTSLLRILTGEEKPETGSVLLRKNLRLGFLEQEPALREDQTVLENIFDTDHPVINAVKLYEFCLDNNSQGPEMQHALELMDEHDAWNFEAKAKEILSRLDIHAYSSLVKTLSGGQRKRVALARLLLHEPEFLILDEPTNHLDLTMIEWLEHFLDKNCNTLLMVTHDRDFLDNVCKEIIELDDGKIYYYEGSYQYYVEKKAERKENESQNIDKARNTLRKELEWMRKQPKARTTKSKSRIDSFYELKERASKKIDESEMKAEIKITRLGGKVLEFHHVHKGFDDLRILSDFSYKFKTGERIGVIGKNGVGKTTFLNLCLLLEKPDSGKIVVGETVLFGYFSQKGMVIDEQKRVIEVVREVADYITLNKGKTLTASQLLERFLFNPDQQYVYVSKLSGGEKRRLYLLTILMKNPNFLILDEPTNDLDIITQNVLEDFLDDFPGCLLIVSHDRHFMKKITDHLLVFEGKGLVIDFPGNYSEYLEWKALDEQSDAASEEIKKIDSTISPGKLHVKIKLSYKEQREIEQLELDIAALEKRKKELTGFLETALPYEQLQKYSSEINNLIDSLDKKSNRWLELSEYA from the coding sequence ATGAATTACCTCTTTGCAGAAAATATTTCGCGCTCCTTTGCCGATAAAAAATTATTCAGCGGATTAACCATCAGCATCAACAAAGGGCAGAAAATAGGGTTGATTGCTAAAAATGGCCTGGGAAAAACATCCTTGCTGCGGATACTTACCGGAGAAGAAAAGCCGGAAACTGGGTCTGTGCTACTCCGTAAAAATTTACGCCTGGGATTTTTAGAACAGGAACCTGCCCTTCGTGAAGATCAAACCGTGCTTGAAAATATTTTCGATACCGATCACCCCGTTATAAATGCAGTAAAGCTTTATGAGTTCTGCCTGGATAATAATAGCCAGGGTCCGGAAATGCAGCATGCGCTCGAATTGATGGACGAGCATGATGCATGGAACTTTGAGGCAAAAGCAAAAGAAATTTTATCACGCCTGGATATCCATGCCTATTCATCACTGGTGAAAACACTTAGTGGCGGGCAACGGAAAAGAGTCGCGCTTGCCCGGCTTTTGCTTCATGAACCTGAATTTTTAATCCTTGATGAACCGACAAATCACCTTGATCTAACTATGATCGAGTGGCTGGAACATTTTCTCGATAAGAACTGCAATACATTACTGATGGTAACTCATGACCGTGATTTCCTGGATAATGTATGCAAAGAAATTATTGAGCTCGACGATGGAAAAATATATTACTATGAGGGCAGCTACCAGTACTACGTAGAGAAAAAGGCCGAGCGAAAAGAAAATGAATCACAGAATATTGATAAGGCCAGAAATACATTACGTAAGGAACTGGAGTGGATGCGGAAACAGCCAAAGGCGAGAACTACAAAATCCAAATCACGTATAGATTCTTTCTATGAGTTGAAAGAGCGGGCATCGAAGAAAATAGATGAAAGCGAGATGAAGGCTGAAATCAAGATCACGCGCCTCGGCGGAAAGGTTTTAGAATTTCATCATGTGCACAAAGGATTTGATGATCTAAGAATTCTTTCAGACTTCAGCTATAAGTTTAAGACAGGTGAACGGATCGGTGTGATCGGAAAGAATGGTGTTGGCAAAACCACCTTTCTCAATTTATGCCTTCTACTTGAAAAGCCCGATTCAGGAAAAATAGTGGTTGGTGAAACCGTGTTGTTCGGATACTTCTCTCAGAAAGGGATGGTAATTGATGAACAGAAGCGCGTGATCGAAGTAGTGCGTGAAGTAGCAGATTACATTACCCTCAACAAGGGAAAAACCTTAACTGCTTCACAGCTGCTCGAAAGGTTCCTTTTTAATCCCGATCAGCAATACGTGTATGTCTCAAAGCTTAGCGGCGGCGAAAAAAGAAGATTGTATCTGCTCACCATCCTTATGAAAAATCCGAATTTCCTGATCCTCGATGAACCGACAAATGACCTGGATATCATCACTCAGAATGTGCTGGAAGATTTTTTAGATGATTTTCCCGGTTGCCTGCTGATCGTTTCACACGACCGGCATTTCATGAAAAAAATCACAGATCACCTTTTAGTCTTTGAAGGAAAGGGGTTGGTTATTGATTTTCCGGGTAACTACTCTGAATACCTTGAATGGAAAGCATTGGACGAACAATCAGATGCAGCATCGGAAGAGATAAAAAAAATAGACTCAACAATATCACCAGGAAAGCTTCATGTAAAAATAAAGCTCAGTTATAAAGAGCAGCGTGAAATAGAGCAACTGGAGCTGGATATTGCCGCTTTGGAAAAACGTAAAAAAGAATTGACCGGCTTTTTAGAAACGGCTCTACCCTACGAACAGCTGCAAAAATATTCATCTGAAATAAATAATCTTATTGATTCCTTAGATAAGAAATCCAACCGCTGGTTAGAGTTATCGGAATATGCCTGA